A single Ignavibacteriales bacterium DNA region contains:
- a CDS encoding O-antigen ligase family protein, with translation MVLYLLNEKFGDDFLLFISLFLLIGFSGDVGDELRTILNLTAFGIAGILMLKGNFFTKRTHAGFPGTLTVFFIVILLSMVISTLNSGYNVLGSGHTLRQFMFFVLLYFTYNIIREYKDIQKIIDFFILISVFVALTIIESFFSNITSVEKLITEVMVKEGGLFSNVAGPGALIAIALIVMNYRIVSGQGIILTNKNLNIFLTFILVLGLLLTNSRGAMLCAAAGSITYQLLMNRKRFGKIIVWSAGILVLSFLIFSGFFDVINLFFRTERVFENTRYTLWELTWNMIERNVILGTGPGVPKIAWTQYTNVMFDTWTGDQVMWVFEKGGLGHSHNFLLFRWAELGLLGLFSTIWLYAYLPYKGLKLFNESRVNNNQELHLLAGLVIAVISGIFIRSIIEATGILSHGWISRDFPFWIFILILFRAGSLKTKTGNAGREDIGLSGY, from the coding sequence TTGGTCCTATATTTACTGAATGAAAAATTCGGGGATGATTTCCTTCTCTTTATTTCACTATTTCTTCTGATTGGTTTTTCAGGGGATGTGGGTGACGAACTCCGTACGATACTCAATCTGACAGCATTCGGTATCGCAGGGATTCTGATGTTAAAAGGAAATTTTTTTACAAAACGGACTCATGCCGGATTTCCGGGTACGCTGACAGTCTTTTTTATTGTGATACTTTTATCAATGGTTATCTCGACTCTGAATTCGGGATATAATGTATTAGGCTCCGGGCACACTCTCAGACAGTTTATGTTTTTTGTCCTGTTATACTTTACCTATAATATAATCAGGGAGTATAAGGATATACAAAAAATTATTGATTTCTTTATCCTGATTTCCGTATTTGTCGCTCTTACCATTATTGAGAGTTTCTTTTCCAACATTACGTCAGTTGAAAAATTAATCACGGAGGTTATGGTAAAAGAAGGAGGGTTGTTCTCGAATGTAGCCGGACCAGGTGCACTTATTGCTATCGCGCTGATAGTTATGAACTACAGGATAGTTTCAGGTCAGGGTATTATTCTTACCAATAAAAATCTTAACATATTTCTTACCTTTATCCTGGTGCTTGGTTTGCTGCTTACGAATTCCCGGGGCGCAATGCTCTGCGCTGCGGCAGGCAGCATAACCTATCAGTTATTGATGAACAGAAAACGATTTGGGAAGATTATAGTCTGGAGCGCAGGAATTCTTGTGTTGTCCTTCCTTATTTTTTCTGGTTTTTTTGATGTGATAAACCTCTTCTTTAGAACGGAGAGGGTTTTCGAGAATACCAGGTATACTCTCTGGGAATTGACATGGAATATGATAGAAAGGAATGTGATTTTAGGAACCGGCCCCGGAGTACCAAAAATTGCCTGGACCCAGTATACCAATGTTATGTTCGATACCTGGACAGGGGATCAGGTGATGTGGGTATTCGAAAAGGGGGGACTTGGCCATTCCCACAATTTTCTTCTTTTCAGATGGGCTGAACTTGGTCTTTTAGGACTTTTCTCCACAATATGGCTTTACGCGTATCTTCCCTATAAAGGTCTGAAGTTATTTAACGAATCCAGGGTCAATAATAATCAGGAACTCCACCTTCTTGCAGGGCTGGTAATTGCTGTCATCTCAGGAATTTTCATTCGATCAATTATTGAGGCAACCGGAATCTTATCCCATGGCTGGATTTCAAGGGATTTCCCATTTTGGATTTTTATTCTGATTCTCTTCAGGGCGGGAAGTCTGAAGACAAAGACCGGTAATGCAGGCAGAGAGGATATCGGATTATCCGGGTATTGA
- a CDS encoding glycosyltransferase family 2 protein: MISVICPVFNEEHFIKHILDHFISVKPAEKELILIDGGSTDRTTEIIQEYIDKYSNIILLHNPKRYVPFALNMAITAAKGDPIIRIDAHTEYADDYYEKILEVFETTGADIAGGGYNLKYKTAFQQNVGSALSSKWGTGGSEAFDVTIKGYSDQVAYGAWRKYIFEKTGYFDESLLRNQDDEFHYRAKSAGFKIYRDPAIKLWYYPRSSLSGLFSQYFQYGDFKPLSLSKSTIGIKIRNFFPSALVLYFLLSPLAVWLTGSYLFLLPVLLYVIITLILSFKTFRNLQETPESLLIFFTLHFSYGLGFLKGFSRLFKYYVND; this comes from the coding sequence TTGATCAGCGTTATTTGTCCGGTTTTTAACGAAGAACATTTTATAAAACATATCCTGGATCACTTTATTTCTGTCAAACCGGCAGAAAAAGAACTTATTCTTATTGACGGCGGATCAACCGACCGGACAACAGAAATCATCCAGGAATATATAGATAAGTATTCAAATATTATCCTTTTGCATAATCCTAAAAGGTATGTTCCGTTCGCTCTTAACATGGCCATAACAGCAGCCAAGGGGGATCCTATTATCAGGATTGACGCACATACAGAATATGCTGACGATTACTATGAGAAAATTCTGGAGGTTTTTGAGACCACAGGTGCTGATATTGCAGGCGGAGGATATAATCTTAAATATAAAACCGCATTTCAGCAGAATGTAGGATCAGCTCTTTCAAGTAAATGGGGCACCGGAGGAAGCGAAGCTTTCGACGTTACAATCAAAGGATATTCAGATCAGGTCGCTTATGGTGCGTGGCGAAAGTATATTTTTGAAAAAACAGGATATTTTGACGAGTCATTGCTGAGAAATCAGGATGATGAGTTTCATTACCGTGCTAAATCCGCCGGATTTAAAATTTACCGGGACCCCGCAATAAAACTTTGGTATTACCCGCGGAGTTCGTTGTCAGGGCTTTTTAGCCAGTATTTTCAATATGGAGACTTTAAACCACTTTCACTGAGCAAATCAACAATTGGTATCAAAATCAGGAACTTTTTCCCATCGGCTCTGGTGTTGTATTTTCTTTTATCGCCATTGGCTGTCTGGTTGACTGGGTCGTATCTGTTCCTTTTGCCGGTGTTGTTGTATGTAATCATAACACTGATTCTTTCTTTTAAAACCTTCAGGAATCTGCAGGAAACTCCTGAAAGTCTCTTAATATTTTTTACTTTACATTTTTCATACGGCCTTGGTTTCCTGAAGGGCTTCAGCAGATTGTTTAAGTATTATGTCAATGACTGA
- a CDS encoding DegT/DnrJ/EryC1/StrS family aminotransferase, whose amino-acid sequence MTEKEYIHFHRPYMDDEEIHEVADTIRSGWLSVGPKTLLFEERFREYIGSKYAAVVNSWTAAGHLALEAIGLKEGDEVIIPTFTFPATAEIICYFKAKPVLVDIHPDSMNMDVSQIESRITSKTRAIIPVHYGGLPCDMDEINQIAKKYNLTVIEDAAHALPSWYKGKKVGTLSDITCFSFYATKTLATGEGGMVCSDNEDIQKRVSVMRLHGIDRNVWNRYANAGSWYFEVIAPGYKYNFTDIHAALGIVQLRKLEEMWTARKRITGIYDKGFTNNELLTLPKHFPDRESSYHLYAVRVNQDALSVSRDQIIQELKEEGIGTSMHFIPVHRHPFYRDTFKLDLKDYPHAEHAYHTVITLPIYPGLSDKNIERVIETVSRILQKHKK is encoded by the coding sequence ATGACTGAAAAAGAGTATATACATTTTCACCGTCCTTATATGGATGATGAAGAAATACATGAAGTGGCTGATACCATTCGTTCAGGCTGGCTGAGTGTAGGGCCCAAGACATTACTATTTGAAGAACGATTCCGGGAGTATATCGGTTCGAAATACGCTGCAGTGGTTAACTCATGGACCGCAGCCGGTCATCTTGCACTTGAGGCAATTGGACTTAAAGAGGGGGATGAAGTAATTATTCCAACATTTACTTTTCCTGCAACTGCTGAAATAATCTGTTACTTTAAGGCAAAGCCGGTTTTGGTGGATATACATCCTGACTCAATGAATATGGATGTTTCCCAAATCGAATCGCGGATAACTTCAAAAACACGCGCAATTATTCCGGTTCACTATGGCGGTCTTCCTTGTGATATGGATGAAATAAATCAGATCGCAAAGAAATATAATTTAACTGTGATTGAGGATGCTGCTCATGCTCTTCCTTCATGGTACAAAGGGAAAAAAGTTGGTACCCTGAGTGATATAACCTGTTTCAGTTTTTACGCTACTAAAACTCTCGCAACCGGCGAAGGGGGAATGGTTTGTTCCGATAATGAGGATATTCAAAAAAGAGTATCTGTCATGCGGCTGCATGGCATTGACCGTAATGTATGGAACAGATACGCAAACGCCGGTTCCTGGTACTTTGAAGTTATTGCTCCGGGATATAAATATAATTTTACTGATATTCACGCTGCACTCGGAATTGTTCAGCTTCGCAAACTCGAAGAAATGTGGACAGCCAGGAAAAGGATAACGGGAATATACGACAAAGGATTTACTAATAATGAACTGCTTACGCTGCCAAAGCATTTTCCTGATCGTGAATCTTCGTATCATTTGTATGCTGTAAGAGTAAACCAGGATGCACTGAGCGTATCACGTGATCAGATTATCCAGGAACTAAAGGAAGAGGGTATTGGTACCAGTATGCATTTTATACCGGTACACCGTCATCCATTTTACAGGGATACCTTTAAACTGGATCTGAAGGATTATCCCCATGCTGAGCATGCTTATCACACGGTAATTACACTTCCGATTTACCCAGGTCTTTCGGATAAAAATATTGAAAGGGTTATTGAAACTGTTAGCAGAATATTACAAAAACACAAGAAGTGA
- a CDS encoding sugar transferase — protein MKLLAEYYKNTRSEIELKNKGYLITKRVTDILVSIPAVILLAPVLLVLCILIVLDSKGSPFFIQERVGLNGKIFRMFKLRTMYTGSDKTAEVHTEENDPRITRFGRFLRRTSLDEIPQFLNILLGHMTLVGWRPELPIIVEQFSQEQKELIYYKPGLTGWGQINGRHDIPWQEKATLDLEYCKSATLQSDFKILLNTFTVIFSNKGNR, from the coding sequence TTGAAACTGTTAGCAGAATATTACAAAAACACAAGAAGTGAGATTGAATTGAAAAATAAAGGTTATCTGATAACCAAGCGGGTTACCGATATTTTGGTCTCTATTCCTGCTGTTATTTTACTTGCTCCGGTATTACTGGTTTTATGCATTCTTATCGTACTTGATTCAAAAGGCTCGCCGTTTTTTATTCAGGAAAGAGTAGGACTAAACGGAAAAATATTCCGAATGTTCAAACTTCGTACAATGTATACCGGTTCTGATAAAACAGCCGAAGTACATACTGAAGAAAATGATCCGAGAATCACGCGTTTTGGAAGATTCCTCAGACGGACAAGTCTCGATGAAATCCCGCAGTTCCTGAATATTCTTTTGGGTCATATGACCTTGGTAGGCTGGAGACCTGAATTACCAATAATTGTAGAACAGTTTAGCCAGGAACAGAAAGAACTGATTTATTATAAACCCGGATTAACCGGCTGGGGTCAGATAAACGGGCGTCACGATATTCCATGGCAGGAAAAAGCAACTCTTGATTTAGAGTATTGCAAATCTGCTACGCTGCAATCAGATTTTAAGATTCTTCTTAACACATTCACTGTTATCTTTTCCAATAAAGGAAACAGATAA
- a CDS encoding glycosyltransferase codes for MIIGDVLAPHLVKWSRALFAAGIDLYLWSLNKPEKADYEDELLARISSPGIYVDANKEGTMGKLGYLKQLGHLRQTIQRFRPDILHAHYATSYGLLGAMSGVKNFIISVWGSDVMSFPGKSPIHRFLLRKVLNRAAQVQATGEFLRKITEQFTDKVKVVNFGLENSFFSRNPVKVTGVVPEIVIGSVKSLESHYRIDVLIKAFAIAKKKSEVSQNLKLLIVGDGALKSDLQKLSVQEGISDEVEFTGRQPYSTIADFHRRMDIHVCTSERESFGVSILEAMALGIPVICSDIPAFDELVTDGVTGLRFRQGEPDNLAAKILSLINNDALKQSLLTHAAERAQYYKLNRCVTLQIETYRSLLSKRV; via the coding sequence TTGATTATCGGGGATGTGTTGGCCCCTCATTTGGTAAAGTGGAGCAGGGCACTTTTCGCGGCAGGCATAGACCTCTACCTCTGGAGTCTGAACAAGCCTGAAAAAGCTGATTATGAGGATGAACTCTTAGCTCGTATTTCCTCCCCGGGTATTTATGTGGATGCAAACAAGGAGGGGACGATGGGTAAGCTGGGCTACCTTAAACAGCTCGGTCATCTTAGGCAGACCATTCAACGGTTTCGTCCGGATATTTTGCATGCACACTATGCCACGAGTTACGGTCTCTTAGGGGCAATGTCCGGAGTGAAAAACTTTATTATCTCAGTCTGGGGGTCTGATGTGATGAGTTTTCCGGGTAAATCGCCCATTCATCGATTTTTGCTGAGAAAAGTTCTAAACAGGGCTGCTCAGGTACAGGCAACCGGAGAATTCTTGAGGAAAATCACAGAACAGTTTACCGATAAGGTAAAAGTTGTTAATTTTGGCTTGGAAAACTCGTTTTTTTCCAGAAATCCGGTTAAAGTAACCGGTGTTGTCCCGGAGATTGTGATCGGGTCAGTAAAGTCGTTGGAGAGCCATTATCGTATTGATGTCCTCATAAAAGCTTTTGCGATAGCAAAGAAAAAGTCAGAAGTAAGCCAAAATCTAAAACTTCTTATTGTCGGAGATGGAGCATTAAAATCTGATTTACAGAAGCTTTCCGTTCAGGAAGGAATTTCCGATGAAGTTGAATTTACCGGCAGACAGCCATATTCCACCATCGCTGACTTCCATAGGAGAATGGATATTCATGTATGTACCTCAGAGAGGGAGAGTTTTGGTGTATCAATACTTGAAGCCATGGCATTAGGAATACCTGTTATCTGCAGTGATATTCCTGCTTTTGATGAACTTGTAACTGATGGAGTCACTGGTCTACGTTTCCGGCAAGGAGAGCCGGATAATCTGGCAGCAAAAATACTCTCCTTAATTAATAATGATGCACTTAAGCAATCATTACTAACACATGCAGCAGAACGCGCGCAATATTATAAATTAAACCGGTGTGTCACATTGCAAATAGAGACATACCGTTCATTGTTGAGTAAGAGAGTTTGA
- a CDS encoding glycosyltransferase family 9 protein: MSSHKLGDSIFTIPALRLVLEHTGSTIVTIITFEENREIYSRLFPGVNFIIISRNDFFYHGKVLKLSLWRKYFSLPAEYFFDFSGGLYSAGITILSPAKKKIGINLPLYSKVYDNYIPIRQTPHIMDIYLDIVRGYFGDFPPDSLKQFPLRISSINSVLIAPGGGWKAKEWGINRFIQTAKLLKKRFEIHFVFQADYLTEEFKKALFEESLSFTETADIAQLIQCIEKYDLFLSNDTGPLYIANFLGKSTFAVYGPTNPDFHMPYGSGHGFAVKRIACSPVTEKFCHELGGRSCFHHSCMSELTVDEVYLRLSEFIDSFNVPRDLNR; the protein is encoded by the coding sequence ATGTCATCTCATAAACTGGGTGACTCGATTTTTACTATTCCAGCACTTAGATTGGTGTTGGAACACACAGGAAGTACGATTGTAACAATTATAACATTTGAGGAAAACAGGGAAATTTATAGCAGGCTTTTTCCGGGAGTGAATTTTATAATTATCAGTCGCAATGATTTTTTCTATCACGGCAAAGTGCTAAAACTTTCACTTTGGCGGAAATATTTTTCTCTTCCGGCAGAGTATTTCTTTGACTTTTCCGGAGGACTTTATTCTGCTGGAATTACTATTCTCTCACCTGCGAAAAAGAAAATTGGTATAAATCTTCCGCTATACAGTAAAGTTTATGATAATTATATTCCCATCAGACAGACTCCGCATATCATGGATATTTATCTGGATATTGTCAGAGGTTATTTTGGTGATTTCCCACCGGATTCACTAAAGCAGTTTCCGTTAAGAATTTCTTCAATAAATTCTGTTTTGATTGCGCCAGGCGGGGGATGGAAGGCAAAAGAGTGGGGAATAAACAGATTTATCCAAACAGCGAAGTTACTGAAAAAGAGATTTGAAATACATTTTGTATTTCAGGCTGATTATCTGACCGAAGAATTCAAAAAGGCACTTTTTGAAGAGTCGCTTTCATTTACGGAAACGGCAGATATTGCTCAGCTTATTCAATGCATAGAAAAATATGACTTATTCCTGTCAAACGATACGGGTCCACTCTATATAGCAAATTTCCTGGGGAAATCTACTTTTGCGGTTTATGGACCGACCAATCCTGATTTTCATATGCCTTATGGCAGCGGGCATGGATTCGCTGTAAAAAGGATAGCATGTTCTCCCGTCACAGAAAAGTTTTGTCATGAATTGGGAGGCAGAAGCTGTTTTCATCATTCATGCATGTCAGAACTTACAGTTGATGAAGTCTATTTACGGCTTTCAGAATTTATAGACTCGTTTAATGTACCGCGGGACCTGAATAGATGA
- a CDS encoding polysaccharide biosynthesis C-terminal domain-containing protein: MFKGNGFLKTLAGASVLITIFNAGGKGIGFLRELVFASSFGVNQDLDIYFVSTLFPVMISTSFYYIAQNYYIPSFSRVNAGNPAEAKSYYKTALIKSGLLSIITAAILILFSELVLDAFLGEISTKKFDLAEKLFLIYTLTLPLSFVLSIIISWEYFNNRYLHSLISQIWPNLLIILFVLFASGSFGVYTIAYGYLSGIVLQFLHLIFITRKDLREKSIIAKMSFARVRLIPAFIVVVLIEIVGQFNPLVDRAFFTQIKEGSISALNYANNLMLLPVSMIAMAFSTALFPRVADYFAKQDFDALRNKLGQSIELITFLILPLVLLFLIFPYEIVNTVYINSSFSTDDLEMVSSSFFILILSLIFYSVYAVFSKFLYGINGAFALLLINISALLIKLAVNYFFIHEYNYLTLAISTSVSYVFLFGASLILIYKRIGGISNFQLVNIIKIVASLSITGGLGMLLAQWLPLSSLYLKLGFLILLLLVYFLFARLFKLRIVKLVFNKDLVNAAN; this comes from the coding sequence CTGTTCAAGGGTAATGGATTTTTAAAGACATTAGCCGGGGCATCAGTACTCATAACAATTTTTAATGCAGGGGGAAAGGGAATTGGATTCCTGCGAGAACTGGTATTTGCCTCCTCTTTTGGCGTAAATCAGGATCTTGATATCTACTTCGTCAGTACCCTGTTTCCAGTGATGATATCCACCTCTTTTTATTATATTGCCCAGAATTATTATATACCATCATTCAGCAGGGTGAATGCAGGGAATCCTGCTGAAGCTAAAAGCTATTATAAGACCGCTCTCATTAAGAGTGGATTACTTTCCATAATTACTGCCGCGATTCTCATACTTTTTTCTGAATTAGTACTGGATGCATTTCTCGGGGAGATATCAACTAAGAAATTTGATCTTGCTGAGAAGCTCTTCTTAATTTATACTCTGACGCTCCCGCTTTCTTTTGTGTTATCCATAATTATTTCCTGGGAGTATTTTAATAACAGATATTTGCATTCACTTATTTCTCAAATCTGGCCTAATCTGCTTATTATTCTTTTTGTGCTATTCGCTTCTGGATCCTTTGGAGTTTATACCATAGCCTATGGTTATCTTTCTGGAATAGTACTTCAGTTTCTTCATTTGATTTTTATTACACGGAAGGATCTTAGAGAGAAGAGTATTATCGCGAAAATGAGCTTTGCCAGAGTCAGACTGATTCCGGCTTTTATTGTAGTGGTTTTGATTGAGATTGTCGGACAGTTTAACCCATTAGTTGACAGAGCATTTTTCACACAGATTAAAGAGGGAAGTATATCAGCATTAAATTATGCAAATAATCTTATGCTGCTGCCCGTCTCTATGATTGCAATGGCTTTCTCAACAGCTCTTTTTCCAAGGGTGGCAGATTATTTTGCCAAACAGGATTTTGATGCCCTTCGGAATAAGTTAGGGCAGTCAATAGAATTAATAACTTTTCTCATCCTTCCGTTAGTTTTACTATTTTTAATATTTCCTTATGAAATTGTGAACACTGTCTACATTAATTCATCATTTTCTACTGATGATCTTGAGATGGTAAGCAGCAGTTTTTTTATTCTCATCCTTTCGCTTATTTTTTACTCAGTTTATGCTGTATTTAGTAAATTTTTATATGGTATTAACGGGGCATTTGCATTACTGCTAATAAATATCTCAGCACTCCTGATTAAGCTTGCTGTGAATTATTTCTTTATTCATGAATATAATTACCTAACCTTGGCAATATCAACGTCGGTCAGTTATGTTTTCTTGTTTGGGGCCAGTCTGATTCTGATTTATAAACGGATAGGCGGAATCAGTAATTTTCAACTCGTGAATATTATAAAAATTGTTGCATCTCTTAGTATAACAGGTGGATTAGGTATGCTGCTTGCACAATGGTTACCTCTTTCCTCCCTTTATCTTAAACTGGGATTCCTTATTCTCTTGTTGTTGGTTTATTTCTTGTTCGCCAGATTGTTCAAGTTACGAATAGTAAAACTGGTTTTTAATAAAGACCTGGTCAATGCTGCGAACTAA
- a CDS encoding SDR family oxidoreductase has translation MDKKVFLVTGGAGFLGSHLCDLIISKGHSVICMDNLLTGDIHNIEHLFGNESFKFVKHDVTEFIHVRGNVDYILHFASPASPIDYLKLPIQTLKVGSLGTHKVLGLAKEKKARFLLASTSEVYGDPEIHPQPESYWGNVNPVGPRGVYDEAKRFAEAMTMAYHRFHGVETRIVRIFNTYGPRMRLNDGRALPAFVSQALSGEDITVFGDGSQTRSFCYVSDLIEGIYALLMSGESEPVNIGNPAEITIKQFAEEVISITGTKSKIIYKDLPADDPKVRQPDISRAKSLLGWEPKVERDKGLKITIDYFKNKLGV, from the coding sequence ATGGATAAGAAAGTTTTTCTGGTAACAGGCGGAGCGGGGTTTCTCGGTTCTCATCTTTGTGATTTGATTATCAGCAAGGGTCATAGTGTCATCTGTATGGATAACCTGCTGACCGGTGATATTCATAATATTGAACATCTCTTTGGAAATGAATCTTTTAAGTTTGTTAAACATGATGTTACGGAATTCATTCATGTGAGGGGAAACGTTGATTATATCCTTCATTTTGCTTCTCCGGCTTCACCGATTGATTACCTGAAACTTCCCATTCAGACACTTAAAGTGGGATCATTAGGTACTCATAAAGTACTCGGTCTTGCCAAGGAGAAAAAAGCGCGCTTTTTACTTGCATCAACTTCTGAGGTTTACGGAGACCCGGAAATCCATCCTCAGCCGGAGTCCTACTGGGGAAACGTTAATCCGGTGGGCCCAAGGGGAGTATATGATGAAGCAAAAAGATTTGCAGAGGCCATGACCATGGCATACCATAGATTCCATGGAGTAGAAACCAGAATTGTAAGGATATTTAACACCTACGGTCCCCGGATGAGACTCAATGACGGACGGGCTCTTCCTGCATTTGTTTCCCAGGCGTTAAGCGGTGAGGACATAACCGTATTCGGAGATGGATCACAGACCAGAAGTTTTTGTTATGTGAGTGATCTGATTGAAGGAATTTATGCTCTACTGATGTCTGGTGAATCGGAACCGGTTAATATTGGAAATCCTGCTGAAATAACAATCAAGCAGTTTGCCGAGGAAGTTATTTCTATAACAGGAACAAAATCAAAGATTATTTATAAGGATTTGCCTGCTGATGACCCCAAAGTGAGGCAGCCGGATATTTCCCGGGCAAAGTCCTTGCTTGGTTGGGAACCAAAAGTTGAGAGGGATAAAGGATTAAAAATAACAATTGACTATTTCAAGAATAAGTTAGGCGTTTGA
- a CDS encoding SLBB domain-containing protein, with translation MLLLFFILSSTLFAQNSLPWQERSFKPVKDSLLLAAGDNFIVPSSGNLSDEEYIVGPGDRFFISVMGIEEITFTPVIDYENNIYIPGLGAVNLRHNTLKSAKLKLDSLVQYNFRKVKTFIALSEIRKVKVQITGSVKNPGGLILFANSRLSDIISSGKFLEETADIRNILVTSSDNSRMKFDLLRFFRLGELSQNPYIREGDFIYIPRFDRHVTLSGSVSYPGVYEFVEGESLADIISTAGGFTSDARKDSIEIIRFDEEGKTQYSAYIDIQKDNLKGILLRDRDRILIRKDPTLFEEHIVLVEGYVKYPGYYRIEKNVTKLTDIIKLAGGLHPEASLVDASLYRNVRREEFDPEYERIKMIPRADMTEDEYDYFKSKARERKGKLVVDFVSLLEKGDKGEDVFLKRNDRIDFPAKKNYVTIIGQVVNPGKLEYKDGFSVEDYIRLAGGFGWRALDSEVRVVKSSTGEWVDAEDVDDLSPGDIIWVPEDPPSPPFWTIFKDTLNILGQVATVVAATVAVVVSVR, from the coding sequence ATGCTCCTTTTATTTTTTATTTTAAGTTCTACTTTATTTGCTCAAAATTCTCTGCCCTGGCAGGAAAGAAGTTTTAAACCAGTTAAAGACTCTTTACTGCTTGCTGCAGGAGATAATTTCATTGTACCATCCTCAGGAAACCTGTCCGATGAAGAATATATAGTAGGCCCGGGAGACAGGTTCTTTATCTCAGTGATGGGAATAGAGGAGATAACATTTACCCCTGTAATAGATTATGAAAATAATATTTACATCCCGGGACTCGGAGCAGTTAATTTAAGACACAACACACTAAAATCTGCCAAATTAAAACTGGATTCACTCGTTCAGTACAATTTCCGGAAAGTGAAAACATTTATAGCTTTAAGTGAAATACGCAAAGTAAAAGTCCAGATTACCGGAAGTGTTAAGAATCCAGGTGGTCTTATTCTTTTCGCCAATTCCAGATTAAGCGATATTATTTCATCGGGGAAATTTCTAGAAGAAACTGCAGATATAAGAAATATTCTGGTTACCTCATCGGATAATTCACGAATGAAATTTGATCTTCTCCGTTTTTTCAGGCTGGGAGAATTGAGCCAGAATCCCTATATAAGAGAAGGGGATTTTATTTATATACCGCGATTCGACCGGCATGTCACCTTGAGCGGTAGTGTTTCTTACCCTGGTGTTTATGAATTTGTCGAAGGGGAATCTCTTGCTGATATCATCAGTACTGCCGGCGGATTTACTTCCGATGCCCGTAAGGATTCAATTGAAATAATCAGATTTGATGAAGAGGGCAAAACTCAGTATTCAGCGTATATCGATATTCAGAAAGATAATCTGAAAGGAATACTTCTCAGAGATCGTGACAGAATTCTTATAAGAAAAGATCCTACTCTTTTTGAAGAACACATTGTTCTTGTTGAGGGTTATGTGAAATATCCCGGATACTACCGGATTGAAAAAAATGTTACAAAACTGACCGATATCATAAAACTGGCGGGAGGATTACATCCTGAGGCATCCTTGGTTGATGCATCACTTTACAGGAATGTCAGACGTGAGGAGTTTGATCCGGAATATGAGCGAATTAAAATGATCCCCCGTGCTGATATGACTGAAGATGAGTATGATTACTTTAAGTCTAAGGCGAGAGAAAGAAAAGGAAAACTGGTGGTGGATTTTGTGTCACTTCTTGAGAAGGGGGATAAAGGAGAAGATGTGTTTCTTAAAAGAAATGACAGAATTGACTTTCCCGCTAAGAAGAATTATGTAACAATTATCGGTCAGGTCGTTAATCCTGGGAAACTGGAATATAAGGATGGTTTCTCTGTTGAAGATTACATTAGACTAGCGGGCGGATTTGGATGGCGGGCATTAGATTCAGAAGTACGTGTTGTTAAATCTTCAACTGGTGAATGGGTCGATGCTGAGGATGTTGATGATTTAAGTCCAGGCGATATTATCTGGGTTCCGGAAGATCCGCCATCTCCTCCATTCTGGACAATATTTAAGGATACGTTAAATATACTCGGACAGGTTGCAACTGTAGTTGCTGCAACAGTTGCCGTTGTTGTGAGTGTACGATAA